Part of the Metarhizium brunneum chromosome 6, complete sequence genome is shown below.
TCATGGCATTGCTGATGTGTTAACTGCAACGCGTATCAGCGACAACGAATGCTTGAAAATAGAGTGACATCTACGGCAAGTCAAATATTCAGGAGTCCAATAATGATCTTGCCGTCCAAGGTAGCTTCTGTGTTTTTGAAACTCGCAGCCTGCATTTTTTGTTGAAACATCCCCCGCCAACTTGCATTTGTTTGTGCTTCCAGTCAGTCTTTATGTCTCCCAATAAACATTGGAATGCGATAAGCTGCATCGGCGCAGCGGTATCGAGTGATGGAGCACAACCAACCGATTGCACCGCCGACTAAGAATACCTCTTTAATGCGAATGACACCGACATTGGCCAGTGACAAACTTATTCGTGGAGTAGTAGGAAGCACAGCGTGGGTTTTGGATCCTCCAGTCCTCGGCAGCTAGATGTGGTTTATGGCGCTGCGTTGGCAGCCTCTTTGATGTAATTCAACGACGCTGATGAGAGCTTTACCAGTGAGTAGTAATGTATTTACTGCGTCTATCAGTCAAGGCAGCTCGTGGAGGCCGAAAGCAAACATAGACAGGTTTGGTTGGGGAAAGGACGTTGTATGTCAAGAGTACGACAGAGTACGCAGCGATTAGTCTGCCGCCAGCGCACGTGTCCCACTGGCCACTGCCCACCGCCCACCGCAACAAGACGCCTGGCCGGATTTAGTATTGATCCAACGGCCCGTACGACAGTGCTGCGCCCTGTTATTCATCCGTAGAGCCTCGAAAGCTTCGCCAGCTTATTGGCACAAGGCTTCGTCAACATCTCTCTCCCAACGTCAAGCGCTCGCGCATGCGTACATGAAGTAGCGCTACCACAAGCGCACACTTCAGATCCGCATTGTAGAGCTTCGCCTCATGACCTGCTCCGTTTAAACGTGAGCTGCCTCAATGCAGTGCCTGCTCAGTCACTGTAGATGACGTACACGAGACGACTATGAACCATGATGATACGTCAAGCTCGCCCGCCCCAGCTGCCGAAATCCCGTCATCGCGACAGATAGAAGACTACGATACGATACCGATTCCCACGGCAACCGATGCCGAGTCAGAGCCTGGGGCCGCGGATGCGGATGCAGATGCGGATGCAGAcgcagatgcagatggcgATGTAGATGGTAACGACGGCGGGCCGCAGTCTCGCTCGCGGCGTCGGCGCAGGAGGAAGGCCAAAAAGGACCGTAATCCCGGGCTTGCCAAGAAGCTGTCCTTTGTGACACATCTACTCAAGACGCTGGATTTACTCGCTTTTGCCGAACTAAGCGGCCTGTATTATATGGAGTCCGTATATGCCCGGAAACGTCCCTTGTCTCTTGGCTGCCTGCGATGCTAACTGCTCAGGTGCTCCATGTTTCGATTTCTCCTTCGCGCAATCGGCCAATACATGTACCTTACTCCGAAAGACGAGGCCTTTCCCTTCCTCATGCCTGCCAGCAGGGTTCACGTTCTTCTCGTCGTTATCCCAAACTTCATATGCATCTTCCTGCACCTCTTTACATCGCTGCCACGGGGACCTGATTTCCACCGCGGCTACCAACACGGCGGGCTTGTCATTGATTTCGTCGGGCAACGGCCCCCAACGTATAGAATATACTACTTGCTGGCCGACTTTGCTATTCTTGCCATTCAGTGCCTCATGTTGACGGTGCATACGCAACGAGAGCAGCTCCGCGTCATGTTGAGGACGTTTCGGCCGATATTGCCTGAAATCGCCGAGGAgttggaggcggcggtgcgCTCAATACAAGATTTGGATGCCGAGGAGCGAGGGGTATCGCTGCATGCCCAAAATagcgctgctgctgctgctagTGTAGACGATGGCGGAGGCGTCGAGATGCGCGAGCGCAACGGGTTTCACCAAGCGGGAGAGGCGGGTGAGCAGACTGGTGAGGCGGAGACATTGCTGCGAGAGAGCACGAGCGAGGGCTCATCCAGGGCGCAACTTGCGGATATAATGAACTCTGGGAATGCGGTGGTCGGCGAGTATTACATTGTACAATCAGTCTTGTCTGCTGCTGGCGATCTTGAGCGTTCAGCGGCACATTCGCTCCGTTCAATAAGTTACGGGGCGACATTGGCCACCCTACAGGCGAGGAGAAGGGCGGTCATTGCCCAGTCTGCTGCAATACGACCAAATAGATAGATTTGTGGCCTGGTGGTTGgaaataatagtattttactttattttgCAGATTTTCGCCATTGAACTCCAGACCCAACGTGGCATTGACGCCGTCTAGGCTATCTTTCTGCCCACATTACCAACACCTGTTCCCTTGACTGAAACAATAATATCTCCGGATTCGTCATCCTCCACGTCTCTCAGGCCCCAACTGCTGGCACCAAATGTCCTCAAGTCCCGCGCCAGGGAAACCATATCCTCCGTCGCCAGAACTTTCTTTCCTATTCTTAACCGACCAACATCTTCTGAGCCCATCGCCATGAGTATCAGCATGGCGCTCGCTGATATTTGGGTGGCGCAACCGCCTTCCGCAATCGCCTCCAGTAGCTGATACGCACACTTCTTGCCAATATCCTCTGGAACCATGCCGCCCGACGGAGGAACCACCACGTCAGCCGAGTAGAGAATACCGGCCGCACTCGATTCGGCAACAAGACTCAGGCCAAACCCAATTCCTAGTCGACGTTTGCTACCGGCCTTGTCGCCGGTAGGCACCAGCGGCGCCTGATCATATTGCGCCGCGACGTGTATGTCCGCCACCAGAGGGTTGAGAACCTCACGGGCAGAGTGAATCATTCGCCCGTTATTGGAGGCGGATACTCCTGTGCTGTATGCCACCCCACGTATTCTCTTTATTCGCCCCGGGCTGCGGTTCAGGTGTAGCGTCTTTGGTAGCCTAACTTGACTCGCAAACCGGAGCTCAACGCACCCGCCTCCCCCCTTGCCACCGGGTCCCGCGCATGATCTTTGCAGGACTCGCAGTTCGATCCGGACGGGCGGGATGCCAAAGAGCGCAAAAAGAGGGAGGATGGCTGTTCGGAAGGTGTCGACGGAAACGTCGCCTGTTTCCGTGGCGGATGTGATGACGCCAGCACCGGAGAAGCGTACATTCATGTGGGCTTTTGAGAAGGGAGCCAGGAGGCATAGTGGGAGGAGGAAGTATGTGATGCCGCGAGTGCAGGTGTCGGGAATCTTGTGCACGAGGACATCCCCGTCGGTGGCGCCTTGGCCGGCAATTACGCCTGTGATGAGGCCCGGGTGATAGGTTATGGTTGTACCGGTGTAGGAGATTTGCATAGAACTGCCATTGGTAATGGCTTCGAGAAGTCGGAGAAAAGATATCTCGTGTGGTGCCAGGCCCGGGTTGGTGGGGGATGTGCTTCGGATCTTGGATATGTGTACTGGTCGGCCGGTTAGGGTGGAGAGTGTGAGACGCTTGGTGAATGATCGGTGGCCGGTGAACCGCAGGAACTCTGGAGAATTCGACATGATGCCCTGATTTTCCCGTTTTCTACCTTTACCGGGGATATCTCCAAGTACATTGTACGTATGGGTGGTTGacaaaaaaattaattttcTGCCATCTCGTCTCCACTTAGTTTCAAAGAGGCAGGTGGTGGATGCTATCTGGCAAATAGACTGTCCACGTCCCTGTCGGCCAATGTCAATCTTATCGATAGTGCGAAGCTTTGATTCTCGACAAATAGTCAAGGTATCTAGGGGAGACGCTCTGAAAAGGCTTTCGGGGACTCACACCTCCAACCCATCACTGGGTACGATTCGCCGACAGCATGCCTGGCAGGCCACTGCTCTTCGACTTACAGAGCCGAAATAGCCCGATATGTCGAACGTGCCTGCTTGCCATTCGGCAAAAGATAGTGCCGCCGAGAGTTGCTGCGTACAGCTCACAAGCTCCCCCAAAGACCGAGGCAAAGCAGCCTTCTCGAAATCATGCTTCGATTTCGAGACGTCCCACCAAGTCTGAGCTGGGGCAATACCTCCAGGGCATCAAAGATTTGCAACAACAGTCAAGAAACAACGAAGACAGCCAAGGATTCTCGGTACGGTTCTTCGAACAAGACGGGCATAAGCGAAGCGAGGTACCAAACGGCGAGGCGTTCGATGACTCCGTGGGAAAATTAGACGGTTCCGAATTGAAGGAGGCCCTCCGAGATATACAAGCCAGTTTGGGGtcaaaggaagaaaaggatgCATTTCAAGCTGTGCTGCGTGAGATTGGCGGCGACGTGAGTAGCGTCGAATCTGCTAGGGATTTGGAAAAGATGATGGAAAGGATGGAGGCATATACGAAATCAATCGACGCCGAAATTGAGAGTGCAGGCTCCAACTTGCCGAAAGAAGTACTAGAGGAGCTACAAAGGGACTTGAGGAATCTGCCCCTGAGCGATCATGACTGGAGACCTCGGGTCGCCCTACCTCAAATCTCCGAGAAGCCCTGGACACCAAATCAACGCAAAAAGATTAGCAGGCTCAACGTGATTCTAGCACGAGCTTTTCGAGAATCCCGTCGCGAAAATGGGCTCACCAAGAACACCGTATCAGCAGTGTACAAGGCCTATCACGCGGCGAGAATCACACTAGCTCGTAGTTGGGGCCATGTTCCTATCAACGTGTGGGACTTGCTTTGGACAGTCCTTTCTGCCGACGAATCCATCAACATTCACCGATTAGCTCACGTCTCGTTACTCGCGAGAGACATGAGCGAGGCCAGAGTGACACTCAGCCCGTCGCAGCAACTCGTCACAATTGAGGCAGTCTTTGTCGACGGCTGGGAAGCAAAGGCGATTGAAAATTGGAAACGTTGTGTCAGCACTCTCGGAGACGAAAAGGCCGAAACATTCCAAGACTACTGGGAACTCGGTGTCCGGATATTCTGTCGGGCTGGTGATTTGGATCAGGCCGAGCGGGCTGCCAACATACTGTTGAGCAAGCGCATGGATCCACGCATATTATTGCCTCTTATTCGAACATGGTCTGAACAAGCAACTCCGAAAAGCCAAGAGCAGGCGTGGACTGCGTATCGAAGGATGCGAGAGTTGCTAGACAAGGAAATGAGGCTATCCGACTACGATCAGGTTATATCATACTTTTTAACAACAAATCAGACCGAAAATGCCCTGTTCGCATTCGTCGACATGATGAGCGACGGAGAGATCGACCTGAAGAAGCAAAAGTACATGCCGTCGGTCGTGGCCAATAAGTTCTTCTTGGGCAAATGGCTCAAACGGCTGATTGGCGCTGGAGATCTCAACGGGGCTTTCAGCGTCGTGGAGTTTATGCGCAAAAAGGGTGTGGCCGCGTCTCCCATTCATCTCAATGGTCTCATTGGTGCATGGCAGAGATCCGGGGGTGCAACTGATCTAGAAAACGCAGACAGACTTGCGTGGGAAATGATTGAATCTCGTATCCGTTTCGTCAAGTCGCGGGCTGCGTCACCGGCCGGACCAGAGCCAATTGCCTCCTGGCCGCGAGCAACGCTCGAAACCTTTTCTCTCATGGCAGAGAACTACCGTCTGCGTGAAGTACACGCCCGCATGGAATCCCTCTGGGACGCCTTTCGCGAGTCGGAAATCAGCCCAGACGCCTTCATGATGAATCAGCTCCTCGAATCATACCTCCAGGCAGGTCAGCCCAAAGACGCACTTGAGCTGTACCGCTCCCTCGTCACGCAACGCGGCATCTCCCCCGATCCCTATACATTCAGCGCCCTGTGGAAAACTCTCCCCATAAACAGGCTCCACGTCATCTCTCCGTCTTCGCTGCCGGCAGAAATCATATCCACGCGGCAACTATTTTCCGAAACTGTCGGGTTCAAATCCGTTTTCGAACCAGACGGCATGGACGGCCAGCTCGCGCGTAAAATTCTCCATACGTTTCGCCGACTCAAAGACAACGCAGGCTTCCTTGTGGCGCTCGCCGCCCTGAAACAAGTATTCAAATTCTCACCCCCAGAGACGCTAGTCGTGGAACTTGTGCTTGGCACGACAAAACTATCGTGGGATAGTGCGTCGCAGAGAAAGCGTCTTATTCTGGTCAAGAGGACACTGGATAACGAGTTATTGGCGTGGGCGGAAGGGGATGTGAGCAAGCTGGAGGGCGAAAGAAGAGGGGATGCCCTGTATGAGTATTTGCAAAGAAAGTTCTGGTTCGAGGGGACGGATAAGCAGAGGAGAGAGGTTCTGATGGATGCGGCGGGGGAGATGGGTAGTTTAGATGTGTTGGCGCCCAAGTCGTGAATGAGGCCTCGTGTGGCTGGCATATGGAGAGCAATGTATAATAGACAGCGTGTATAATAGACTCTCTTCGATCACAGatgtcaccatggccatgctcaAATGAAGCAGTTTTTGACCGTGTACTTCTTTCAGTGTGCAGGCTAGAACAGCTACATCGCGCAAAATGAAATAGTGGTATTCTTATTTCCATGCCCACCGACCCAAACGCCTCGCTATGCATAAATCAAGTCCTCCCACAAAAGATAAGGTGGTGGCCCTTCACCCGACCATTCGTCTTAGGTCCCCCAACTCGTTTCTGTCCATGACCCCGATCGCCCTAGGAAAGGTCCATGTCATCGTCAAGTCTGCTCCCTACTGAACTCAATCCCGAACTGGGGGTAGGCGAGCCTCGATCGCGACTCGTCTCGCCGCGGTTCGTATTTGCCAGGTTGGTGTGAGATGAGCTTCGCTGCATGATCCATTCATTTACGCTCGTCACCGGTCCGCCCTCGACTTGGATCTCGGCAATCGTATCGAGGGACCTGCCAATAACGGTTCCCGTGAATTTGCTATCTTCCGCTGTTTTGGcgtgcttcttcttgagggCTACAATAAAACGTTAGTGTCTTGGTGTCGCCCTGTTCCTATGCAGCCAAAGTGGTGTAtccaaaataaaaaataaaattaaaaatctCACCGTTCAAATAATCCGTCGCGTCGATTTCACCATCTCCGATTCCCATCTCCATAAGTTCCGTCATCCGTTGACCTGAAAACCAGTCGATGAACTCATCTACACCCGTCGTGTCTTCCTCCCCGAGCCATGATTGCTCCGTGGCGGTCTTCTCCGGTAGTAGCGCGCCGACTTCTTGGAGAGCCAACCGCGCATCAACGATGGTGTAGTCACCCGCATCGCCTTGGTTGTGGATGGCGTGCGAGGCGGTCTTTTCACACAGCACGGCTAGGTATCGACCTGCGATGTCCGTGAGGGAATCTACTACGGATGGTTTCGCAGAGTGGTAGCCCGTCGAGCGGAGGATCTGGAGGATAGCAGGCCGGAGGAGCGCGTGAAAGAATGCTGATTGCGTCGTCATTGTGAAGAATATTGGGAGCGCGAGAGGATGTAATCGTTTGCTGGGCGATCGTATGGCGTAGGGAGCTTtgcgctgctgttgttgctgctgtaACCGACGGTGTCGCGATCGAGGACCTCATCGGCTGGTTCGCAATTGTGAATCACAGCGCATATTCGGAGGAAAGGCCGTTTCCTTGCTTATGTAGTGTTTGTCGCTCGATTTTGGAGTATCAGCTTCGGCGTGTAGTAGGAGCTTCTGCAGGTTTGAGTTTGCTTGTGCAGGTAACAAGCTTGCTGGAAGGTTGGGGGGGCATACAGTGCGTATATAATGCAATTGGTACTTCGCACGGACTCATGTCTCTAATATGGCCGGACTCGAACTGGCTTGATTATTATATTCATTTATCCAACCTCCCGTATGCTCTTTATTTTGGCATTACGTTCATTTTGTTCGCATATACGCACGCCCAAACTACGCGGCCTCTTCCTGGCCAGCAATTCCACTATACTTATTGATAAAGCCCAATACTTCTCGGTGCCACACAAGAGAGTTCTCTGGCTTGATTATCCACTAAAGATCTTGTCAGCTAGCCTGGTATTTTGTTTCTACGCGAACTTTTGTAGTGAGCACTCACATGGTTCTCATCCGGGAATACAACAAGCTTACTCGGGACCTTTCGGGCTTGCAGAACGTTGAACATGGCCAACCCCTCAGAAATAGGCAGTCTATAATCCAACTCATTGTGCAGAACCTATCCAGATACATCAGCTTTGGACATAAACAGTTCAGCGGAATGAACGAACCATCATTGGAGTTTTCCAATTCTGGCAATGCAGAGATGGATCCCATCTGGCATAGGTCTCTCGGTTCTCCCACAGTGTGCCGCCAAAGTCATGCTCGGGGAAAAACAGTTCCTCAGTTGACCATTGATTTTGAGTAGAAAATACACCGTCATGGCAGACGAGGGCCTTGAACTTGCGTCCTAGGGGTTGGCCCTGGATCCAGTCTAGAAAGAGGCTGTTAGCGGGCTTtctcttcggcttcggcaTCGCGGCCATACATACTGATCATGTAACCTCCGTACGAAGCTCCCAGCGCGACTGATCGTGAGGTGTCAATGTAATCCACATTCTTTTCCAAGTGCTCAAAGCAGAGCACCAAATCCTCATAAGGGTTACCTCCCCAGTTACACGTGATGGCGTCAATGTGTTTCTGGCCGTAACCAGTGCTGCCAGTCGGGTTAGGGGAAACGACAACGTAGCCCTGCTCGGCGAAGATGGCTGGGTTCCATCGTGTACTCCATTCATCCAACCAAGCACCCTGCGGGCCGCCGTGGATCAAGAAGGCCAGAGGATACTTCTTTGAAGGGTCAAAGTTGGAAGGTTTTGTAACGAGAGCGTGCACGTAGTACCCGAGCGAGCCGCGGTACCAGAAATCAGCTCGCATAGAACTGTTGAGACCAAATGAtttgccattcttggaaCTCGACGAGATCTCAGTCACTGACTCTGATGCGGGGTCCAAAACAGCGTACAGCGAGCTCTCAACACGGGACTTAGAGCTGATGAGCAAGCTGGGACCATCCCCCAGCAACTTGGCATCACTAACGCAGCCGTCCAGATGGAAAGGTGTAGGCAGCTCATTAGCATCGGCAGGAGAAGAGGGAAGCTTCCAGAGTACAATTTGGCCTTGCTTCTCAGCGCCGACGTACAAATCCTTTTCGTCGTGGCTCCAGATGATCCAGTCTGGCCTCAGGTCCCAACCGCCTTCGCCATCGCTCGTCTCATAAAACTCTTCAACGTTGCTAAGATCGTTGACGTCGGGAATGAGCAGCAGCCTGGTCTTGTCGGCCTCGTACTGAATATTCCTCATTCTAGCAAAAGCAATTTTGCTGCCATTCTTGTTAAAGGTTGGAGCGATACTGTAACCCACCAAGTTGCCGGTCTTGACAATCAGCGGAGCGGGTGGCTTCTCAACAAACGACTTGATGGGCACGTAGTAGAGGTCAGTCTTGGTGTATCTTGCGGGATTGATCTTTGGATCCCTGGCCACGAAGCAGATGCCATGGGCGGAGATGTCAAAATCGCCAGAGGCTCCGAATGGAGGAACGGGAGACTTGAGGTCGGTACCGGCCAAGAGGTTAGTCAGGCCCGGGCTTTCCAGAGCCCATTTTCCGTCAATCTTGGCCAGTCGGCCGTACCATAATGAATTCTCATTCGGGGTGTTCCAGGTATCCCAATGTCGGACATAGAGAGAGGTGTAAATCTTGGCCGAGTCGTGGGTCTTGTGTTCGGCGGGAGGCCAGTACAGCTCCCCCTTGGGAGTGGTCAGTCCGGCGAAGCAAATGGCGACCTTGCCGTTTGACAAGACCTTGGTCTTGGGGCTTGAGACATTTCCAGCCAAGTAGTGGACCATCTGAGGTCTAAGTTTTGGTGCGTACCGAGTATTAGTCCCATGCTTCATTGCTCTGGCGGTGTGTAACATACTCTGAGTTGTCCAGCACCCGCTGGGCCATAATCATGGTGCAGCCATTGTCGCCGCCCTTGAGATACATGACCTCATTCTCGCCAATCCAAACGGGGTCGCTGGCGCCCGAATCCTCAGACACAAGGTGGGAGGTGCCTTCTTTGATGTTGAGGACCCGGATCTGAGAAGACTTGGAATGAGTCTCGAACGAGTACGCAGAAACCTAGAGTCAGGTCAGCTGAGTAGGCCAGCTCGAGGCAGTTTTCGGGCGTATCCAAAGACATAGGCCTGAATAAAACACATTCAATTAAGCGCAAAGGAGCGAGGACCTACGGTGTAGAGCACCAGTTCACCCGTCGAGTTCGGGACACCAGCCGAACGACGAGGGGCAGAAAGAAGCACCTCTGGGGTGAAGCGAGCCGCGTGGACCGTCATTCTGGGCAATTGCATCTAGAAATCAACCCAGCAAAGGCAGGGACTTGCGAATATgaaaggaggaagagaagtCTTTGGGTGGCACAGGTGTCGAAAATGAAGGAGCTCGAGGTCGTCCTTGCCTAGGACAACGTACGGGGTAGTTCCGTTTACGTACTTATGCGGCACCCACATGAGCAACCTCTACGGCCAGACTGTCTAGCCAAATTTATCGCACCGAGAGCAAAAAGTGAGGCTTGGGCCCACGAGAGCACGAGAGACCTTCCAAATCCATCAACGAATTTGAGGCTTCGATGTACAACTCACTCCGGAATAGGGTTTCACAGGAACGTGAGGAGAGCTCCCTCCCCCGCCTCCAGACACTCGAGCCCCGCACGGAACCAGCCATCTTTGGTGAGGAGAGGACCTCCGCCGCGCCGCACGCATTAGTCGGCCAACATTTCGCTATcagggtacggagtagtgctACTACTACTCGTGCCAAGGTAAGGAAGGGGAGGGCACCAGAAAACCAGTGGGCATGTCCACCGTTGCCGTAGCTGATGCAGTCGTCCAATACAGCACCAAACAAAGACGGAAGCTGATGTGGTCCTCTGCCTTTGTATGCTTGTAAGCGCAGGTGCCCATCCGTCTTCCCCAGTGGCTGGCTGTAGTTACCCTGTTGAATTCTGGATACTCCAAAACTAGGGTCATTGAAATTTGAATCGAAAGGGCTACCGTACAGAAGTGTCTGGGCCACAGCCACGATAAACCGTAACCGTCGTCATTCCAAAGTGGTGACAAGGTACGAATTACACATCACGTAGCTGATTATGATCGCAGCCCCCTCCAGAAGAGCGAGTTGTGTGTTCCATTTCTCTCTGCCAGCGTAACGCAAATGCTGCTGTGTAAATCGTCCCGCCATCTATTCTAGACAGGCCATCCCATTCCGTCCGTAACGC
Proteins encoded:
- the dsc4 gene encoding DSC E3 ubiquitin ligase complex subunit 4; protein product: MNHDDTSSSPAPAAEIPSSRQIEDYDTIPIPTATDAESEPGAADADADADADADADGDVDGNDGGPQSRSRRRRRRKAKKDRNPGLAKKLSFVTHLLKTLDLLAFAELSGLYYMECSMFRFLLRAIGQYMYLTPKDEAFPFLMPASRVHVLLVVIPNFICIFLHLFTSLPRGPDFHRGYQHGGLVIDFVGQRPPTYRIYYLLADFAILAIQCLMLTVHTQREQLRVMLRTFRPILPEIAEELEAAVRSIQDLDAEERGVSLHAQNSAAAAASVDDGGGVEMRERNGFHQAGEAGEQTGEAETLLRESTSEGSSRAQLADIMNSGNAVVGEYYIVQSVLSAAGDLERSAAHSLRSISYGATLATLQARRRAVIAQSAAIRPNR
- the DPP5 gene encoding Dipeptidyl-peptidase 5, with the translated sequence MTVHAARFTPEVLLSAPRRSAGVPNSTGELVLYTVSAYSFETHSKSSQIRVLNIKEGTSHLVSEDSGASDPVWIGENEVMYLKGGDNGCTMIMAQRVLDNSEPQMVHYLAGNVSSPKTKVLSNGKVAICFAGLTTPKGELYWPPAEHKTHDSAKIYTSLYVRHWDTWNTPNENSLWYGRLAKIDGKWALESPGLTNLLAGTDLKSPVPPFGASGDFDISAHGICFVARDPKINPARYTKTDLYYVPIKSFVEKPPAPLIVKTGNLVGYSIAPTFNKNGSKIAFARMRNIQYEADKTRLLLIPDVNDLSNVEEFYETSDGEGGWDLRPDWIIWSHDEKDLYVGAEKQGQIVLWKLPSSPADANELPTPFHLDGCVSDAKLLGDGPSLLISSKSRVESSLYAVLDPASESVTEISSSSKNGKSFGLNSSMRADFWYRGSLGYYVHALVTKPSNFDPSKKYPLAFLIHGGPQGAWLDEWSTRWNPAIFAEQGYVVVSPNPTGSTGYGQKHIDAITCNWGGNPYEDLVLCFEHLEKNVDYIDTSRSVALGASYGGYMINWIQGQPLGRKFKALVCHDGVFSTQNQWSTEELFFPEHDFGGTLWENRETYARWDPSLHCQNWKTPMMVLHNELDYRLPISEGLAMFNVLQARKVPSKLVVFPDENHWIIKPENSLVWHREVLGFINKYSGIAGQEEAA
- the RCL1 gene encoding RNA 3'-terminal phosphate cyclase-like protein, whose protein sequence is MSNSPEFLRFTGHRSFTKRLTLSTLTGRPVHISKIRSTSPTNPGLAPHEISFLRLLEAITNGSSMQISYTGTTITYHPGLITGVIAGQGATDGDVLVHKIPDTCTRGITYFLLPLCLLAPFSKAHMNVRFSGAGVITSATETGDVSVDTFRTAILPLFALFGIPPVRIELRVLQRSCAGPGGKGGGGCVELRFASQVRLPKTLHLNRSPGRIKRIRGVAYSTGVSASNNGRMIHSAREVLNPLVADIHVAAQYDQAPLVPTGDKAGSKRRLGIGFGLSLVAESSAAGILYSADVVVPPSGGMVPEDIGKKCAYQLLEAIAEGGCATQISASAMLILMAMGSEDVGRLRIGKKVLATEDMVSLARDLRTFGASSWGLRDVEDDESGDIIVSVKGTGVGNVGRKIA
- the TAF3 gene encoding Transcription initiation factor TFIID subunit 3 yields the protein MTTQSAFFHALLRPAILQILRSTGYHSAKPSVVDSLTDIAGRYLAVLCEKTASHAIHNQGDAGDYTIVDARLALQEVGALLPEKTATEQSWLGEEDTTGVDEFIDWFSGQRMTELMEMGIGDGEIDATDYLNALKKKHAKTAEDSKFTGTVIGRSLDTIAEIQVEGGPVTSVNEWIMQRSSSHTNLANTNRGETSRDRGSPTPSSGLSSVGSRLDDDMDLS